A window of the Gossypium arboreum isolate Shixiya-1 chromosome 2, ASM2569848v2, whole genome shotgun sequence genome harbors these coding sequences:
- the LOC108469874 gene encoding leucine-rich repeat receptor-like serine/threonine-protein kinase BAM1, with amino-acid sequence MRLLLLLLFLLLHISHSYAASAAARAVTELRALIAVKSSITDDPQSYLSNWNATTPLCSFAGVTCDLTGRHVTSIDLTNFTLSGTLSPSLAHLRFLQNLSVADNNLTGPIPTELAVLSNLRYLNLSNNVFNGSFPTQLSQLKNLQVLDLYNNNMTGELPVSVTELPNLRHLHLGGNYFSGQIPSSYGRWEHLEYLAVSGNELSGKIPPEIGNLTKLKQLYIGYFNSFEGGLPPEIGNLSELVRFDAATCMLSGEIPPEIGKLQKLDTLFLQVNALSGSLTPELGTLNSLKSMDLSNNMFTGEIPASFAQLKNLTLLNLFRNKLHGRIPDFIGELPELEVLQLWENNFTGSIPQKLGSNKKLQVLDLSSNKLTGTLPPDMCSGNTLQTLITLGNFLFGSIPESLGKCESLSRIRMGENYLNGSIPKGLLGLPQLTQVELQNNYLTGEFPVTDSSISVNLGQISLSNNQLSGALPASIGNFSGVQKLLLDGNKFSGPIPAEIGTLQQLSKIDFSHNKFSGLIPPEICKCKLLTFVDLSRNELSGRIPTEITSMRILNYLNLSRNHLLGSIPSSISTMQSLTSVDFSYNNLSGLVPGSGQFSYFNYTSFLGNPELCGPYLGPCKDGVAKGTHETHVKGGLSASLKLLLVIGLLVFSILFAVAAIIKARSLKKASDSQAWKLTAFQRLDFTCDDVLDCLKEDNVIGKGGAGIVYKGSMPSGDHVAVKRLPALSRGSSHDHGFNAEIQTLGRIRHRHIVRLLGFCSNHETNLLVYEYMPNGSLGEVLHGKKGGHLHWDTRYKIAVEAAKGLCYLHHDCSPLIVHRDVKSNNILLNSDFEAHVADFGLAKFLQDSGTSECMSAIAGSYGYIAPEYAYTLKVDEKSDVYSFGVVLLELVCGRKPVGEFGDGVDIVQWVRKMTDSNKEGVLKVLDPRLPSVPLHEVMHVFYVAMLCVEEQAVERPTMREVVQILTELPKPPNSESPTSPAPCTTLDPPTTTITKDQQQPPAPKSTPPDLLSI; translated from the exons ATGAGGCtactcctcctcctcctcttcctcCTCCTCCACATTTCCCACTCCTATGCCGCCAGCGCCGCCGCAAGAGCCGTCACGGAGCTTCGCGCACTTATCGCTGTTAAATCCTCCATTACCGACGACCCTCAATCTTACCTCTCAAACTGGAATGCAACCACTCCCCTTTGTTCATTCGCCGGAGTCACGTGCGATTTAACTGGTCGTCACGTAACATCCATCGATTTAACTAACTTCACCCTGTCTGGAACCCTTTCCCCCTCGCTTGCCCACCTCCGTTTCCTCCAAAACCTCTCCGTCGCCGATAACAATCTTACCGGTCCTATCCCGACGGAGCTCGCTGTCCTATCCAATCTCCGTTACCTAAACCTTTCCAACAATGTTTTCAATGGTTCCTTTCCTACCCAGCTTTCCCAGCTGAAAAATCTTCAGGTACTCGATTTATACAACAACAACATGACGGGCGAGCTGCCGGTTTCCGTCACAGAGCTTCCCAATTTGCGTCACTTGCATTTGGGAGGGAACTATTTCAGCGGTCAGATCCCGTCAAGTTACGGCCGTTGGGAGCATCTTGAATATTTAGCAGTTTCGGGTAACGAACTCAGCGGTAAAATCCCACCCGAAATCGGCAACTTAACGAAGCTGAAGCAGTTGTACATTGGTTACTTCAATAGTTTCGAAGGTGGTTTGCCGCCGGAGATCGGGAACTTGTCGGAACTCGTTCGTTTTGACGCCGCTACCTGCATGTTATCCGGTGAAATACCGCCGGAGATCGGTAAGTTGCAGAAGCTCGACACGTTGTTCCTCCAGGTGAATGCACTGTCTGGCTCCTTAACTCCGGAGCTGGGAACCTTAAACAGCTTGAAATCCATGGATTTATCGAACAACATGTTTACCGGTGAGATTCCGGCGAGTTTCGCTCAGCTCAAAAACTTGACTCTTCTCAATCTTTTCAGAAACAAGCTCCACGGACGGATTCCTGACTTCATTGGTGAGTTGCCCGAGTTGGAGGTCTTACAGCTATGGGAAAATAACTTCACCGGAAGCATTCCTCAGAAGTTGGGCAGTAACAAAAAGCTTCAAGTTCTAGATCTTTCGTCGAACAAGTTAACGGGGACTTTGCCGCCGGACATGTGCTCCGGCAACACGTTGCAAACGTTGATTACTTTGGGTAACTTCTTGTTTGGTTCAATCCCAGAATCGCTGGGGAAATGTGAGTCACTCAGTCGGATTCGTATGGGTGAAAATTATCTCAACGGGTCCATTCCTAAAGGCCTTTTGGGATTACCACAGCTTACACAAGTTGAGTTACAGAATAACTATCTAACAGGGGAGTTCCCGGTCACCGATTCTTCCATTTCCGTGAATCTCGGCCAAATCAGCTTATCCAACAACCAACTCTCTGGGGCTTTACCGGCTAGCATCGGTAACTTTTCCGGTGTTCAAAAGCTTCTTCTAGATGGCAACAAGTTTTCGGGTCCAATCCCAGCTGAGATTGGAACGTTGCAGCAACTTTCAAAGATTGATTTCAGTCATAACAAGTTTTCAGGATTGATCCCACCAGAAATTTGCAAATGCAAGCTGTTAACCTTTGTTGATCTTAGTCGAAACGAGCTTTCCGGTCGAATTCCGACTGAGATCACTAGTATGAGGATATTAAACTACCTGAATCTGTCGAGAAATCATCTCCTGGGTAGCATCCCTTCTTCAATATCCACTATGCAAAGCTTAACTTCAGTCGATTTCTCTTATAATAATCTCTCCGGTTTGGTTCCTGGCAGTGGTCAGTTTAGTTATTTCAACTACACCTCATTTTTGGGGAACCCTGAGCTGTGTGGTCCTTATTTGGGGCCTTGCAAAGATGGGGTTGCTAAAGGAACTCATGAAACTCATGTTAAAGGTGGACTCTCTGCATCTTTGAAGCTTTTGCTCGTTATAGGCCTGCTTGTCTTCTCCATCTTGTTTGCGGTCGCGGCTATAATCAAAGCACGGTCCTTGAAGAAAGCGAGTGATTCTCAGGCTTGGAAGTTAACCGCGTTCCAGCGCTTGGATTtcacttgtgatgatgttttggatTGTTTGAAGGAGGATAACGTTATAGGCAAAGGAGGTGCTGGGATTGTGTACAAGGGATCCATGCCTAGTGGTGACCATGTTGCCGTTAAAAGGTTACCGGCACTGAGCCGAGGGTCTTCCCATGATCATGGATTCAATGCTGAGATACAAACTCTGGGGAGGATTAGGCACAGGCATATTGTGAGATTGTTGGGTTTTTGCTCAAACCATGAAACCAATCTCTTGGTTTATGAGTATATGCCTAATGGGAGTTTAGGAGAGGTTCTTCATGGCAAGAAAGGGGGTCATTTGCACTGGGATACCAGATACAAGATCGCGGTCGAGGCTGCTAAGGGACTATGCTACCTTCATCATGATTGTTCCCCTTTGATAGTCCACCGGGACGTGAAATCGAACAATATTCTCCTCAACTCAGATTTTGAAGCTCACGTTGCTGATTTCGGCCTTGCCAAATTCCTGCAAGATTCAGGCACCTCCGAATGCATGTCCGCCATAGCCGGTTCATACGGATACATTGCTCCAG AATATGCCTACACTCTGAAGGTAGACGAGAAGAGTGATGTGTATAGCTTTGGTGTAGTCCTGTTAGAACTCGTCTGTGGCAGAAAACCAGTAGGTGAGTTCGGTGACGGTGTCGACATTGTTCAATGGGTTCGAAAGATGACAGATTCAAACAAAGAAGGCGTCCTCAAAGTCCTCGATCCCAGACTCCCATCGGTTCCTCTCCACGAAGTGATGCATGTTTTCTACGTCGCGATGCTCTGTGTTGAAGAACAGGCCGTAGAGAGACCGACGATGAGGGAAGTGGTTCAAATCCTAACTGAACTCCCAAAACCACCAAACTCAGAGTCCCCAACATCACCGGCACCGTGCACAACTCTAGACCCACCTACAACAACAATCACAAAAGACCAGCAACAGCCACCAGCACCTAAATCAACACCACCTGATCTTCTTAGCATTTAA